One region of Streptococcus salivarius genomic DNA includes:
- the coaA gene encoding type I pantothenate kinase: MLNEFINFETISRKEWQRLHKEDNAPLTAEELDSIRSLNDKIDVQEVSDIYLPLINLIRIYQKTANDLTFSKSIFLQKSQTNRPFIIGVSGSVAVGKSTTSRLLQLLLQRTFPQSNVELVTTDGFLYPNQTLKEKGILNRKGFPESYDMPLLLNFLDTIKNGGDVNIPVYSHEIYDIVPGLTQEIRQPNFLIVEGINVFQNPINQRLYMSDYFDFSLFIDAEVNNIESWYLERFQTLLELAKKDENNYYHRFTKFSKDEALSLAQKTWRDINLVNLENYIEPTRSRAELILHKGDNHKIDFIHLKK; encoded by the coding sequence ATGCTAAATGAATTTATCAATTTCGAAACGATATCACGCAAGGAATGGCAACGCCTTCATAAAGAGGACAATGCCCCATTGACTGCAGAAGAACTGGATTCCATTCGAAGCCTTAATGATAAGATTGATGTGCAAGAAGTTAGTGACATTTATCTTCCCCTTATCAATCTCATTCGTATCTATCAGAAAACTGCCAACGATCTAACCTTTTCTAAGAGTATCTTTTTACAAAAATCACAGACTAACCGTCCATTTATTATTGGGGTATCTGGTTCAGTTGCTGTTGGCAAATCCACTACCAGTCGTTTGCTTCAACTCTTGTTGCAGCGTACCTTTCCCCAATCTAATGTTGAACTTGTGACAACTGATGGCTTTCTCTATCCTAACCAAACCTTGAAAGAAAAAGGCATCCTTAATCGTAAGGGCTTCCCTGAGTCCTACGATATGCCACTTCTTCTCAACTTTTTAGATACTATAAAAAATGGTGGTGATGTCAATATTCCTGTTTACTCTCATGAAATTTATGATATTGTACCAGGACTTACCCAAGAAATCAGACAGCCTAATTTTTTAATTGTCGAAGGGATTAATGTTTTCCAGAACCCTATTAACCAACGGCTCTACATGAGTGACTATTTCGATTTTTCTCTCTTCATTGACGCTGAAGTTAATAATATCGAATCCTGGTATCTCGAACGTTTTCAAACCCTTCTTGAGCTCGCCAAAAAAGATGAAAACAACTACTACCATCGTTTCACTAAATTTAGTAAGGATGAAGCTTTATCTTTAGCACAAAAAACCTGGCGTGATATCAATTTGGTTAACCTGGAAAATTATATCGAACCTACACGAAGTCGAGCTGAACTGATTCTTCACAAGGGAGACAATCATAAAATCGACTTCATCCACTTAAAAAAATAG
- the rpsT gene encoding 30S ribosomal protein S20, which translates to MANIKSAIKRAELNVKQNEKNSAQKSALRTAIKAFNANPTEEAYRAASASIDKAASKGLIHKNKASRDKSRLAAKLAN; encoded by the coding sequence TTGGCAAATATTAAATCAGCTATCAAACGCGCTGAACTTAACGTTAAACAAAACGAAAAAAACTCAGCTCAAAAATCAGCTTTGCGTACTGCTATTAAAGCATTCAACGCTAACCCAACTGAAGAAGCTTACCGTGCTGCATCAGCTAGCATCGATAAAGCCGCTTCTAAAGGTTTGATTCATAAAAACAAAGCAAGCCGCGATAAATCACGTCTTGCAGCTAAATTGGCTAACTAA